A single genomic interval of Streptomyces sp. BA2 harbors:
- a CDS encoding SRPBCC family protein produces MSRNRRLILASPAEVWNLLSDGHRYGEWVTGTQEVLAADPHWPAVGARLKVRVGVGPLVLDDSRVVRISEPQSRLQLEAKAGPFGAARIAINLIPWGEHTLVILDWHPLRGPGTRMHGLPVDYVVAIRNGMMLTKLARIAVGEHGRAI; encoded by the coding sequence GTGTCCCGGAACCGCCGTCTGATCCTGGCCTCGCCGGCCGAGGTCTGGAATCTGCTGTCCGACGGCCACCGGTACGGGGAGTGGGTGACGGGAACCCAGGAGGTTCTCGCGGCGGACCCGCACTGGCCGGCGGTGGGCGCCCGCCTGAAGGTCCGGGTCGGCGTCGGTCCTCTGGTCCTCGACGACTCCCGCGTCGTCCGCATCAGCGAGCCGCAGAGCCGTCTGCAGCTGGAGGCGAAGGCGGGCCCCTTCGGCGCGGCCCGCATCGCCATCAACCTGATCCCCTGGGGCGAGCACACCCTCGTCATCCTCGACTGGCACCCGCTCCGGGGCCCCGGCACCCGGATGCATGGCCTCCCCGTGGACTACGTCGTCGCGATCCGCAACGGCATGATGCTGACGAAGCTGGCGCGGATCGCGGTGGGCGAGCACGGCAGGGCCATCTGA
- a CDS encoding amidohydrolase translates to MPTAATAASLALDLTSGLKTRDLEEFYQDLHRHPELSFQEHRTAGILAERLRGAGYAVTTGVGGTGVVGVLENGDGPVVWLRGDMDALPVTETTGLAYASTVDGVMHACGHDMHVTWLTFAAEALSAGRETWSGTLVVIGQPAEEAGGGARAMVSDGLHERFPRPDAVFGQHVAPGPVGLVSHTPGLIMSAADDVHIVVPGVGGHGSRPEATVDPVVTAAYIVTRLQTVVSREVAASDAVVLTTGQFNAGQRPNIIPAEARLGLNLRTQDATVRERVLSAVRRIVEGECQAAGCPVPPEVSIGASFPATINDAALDAEIADLHRELFGAQSVFDFGPAMGSEDFSLLVPTGVPYDFWFVPSTPQAAWQAAPGQELGEKITGVPGNHSPLFAPDLAVLLPGVRTLVGAALHRLGR, encoded by the coding sequence ATGCCCACGGCAGCCACCGCAGCGAGCCTGGCCCTGGACCTCACCTCGGGGTTGAAGACGCGAGACCTCGAGGAGTTCTATCAGGACCTGCACCGCCACCCCGAGCTCTCCTTCCAGGAGCACCGCACGGCCGGGATCCTCGCCGAACGGCTGCGCGGCGCCGGGTACGCGGTGACCACCGGAGTCGGCGGCACCGGCGTCGTGGGCGTCCTGGAGAACGGTGACGGGCCCGTGGTGTGGCTGCGCGGCGACATGGACGCGCTGCCGGTCACGGAGACCACAGGCCTCGCGTACGCCTCCACCGTCGACGGTGTGATGCACGCCTGCGGTCACGACATGCACGTCACCTGGCTGACGTTCGCCGCCGAGGCCCTCTCCGCCGGCCGTGAGACCTGGTCGGGCACCCTCGTGGTGATCGGGCAGCCCGCCGAGGAAGCGGGCGGCGGAGCGAGGGCGATGGTCTCCGACGGGCTGCACGAACGGTTCCCCCGCCCCGACGCCGTCTTCGGCCAGCACGTCGCCCCCGGCCCCGTCGGCCTTGTCTCCCACACCCCGGGGCTGATCATGTCGGCCGCCGACGACGTGCACATCGTGGTGCCGGGGGTCGGCGGCCACGGTTCACGGCCCGAGGCCACCGTCGATCCGGTGGTGACGGCCGCGTACATCGTCACGCGGCTGCAGACCGTCGTCTCCCGTGAAGTGGCCGCGTCGGATGCGGTGGTCCTGACGACGGGGCAGTTCAACGCCGGGCAGCGTCCCAACATCATCCCCGCGGAGGCCCGGCTCGGGCTGAACCTCCGTACGCAGGACGCGACGGTGCGCGAGCGGGTCCTGTCCGCCGTCCGCCGCATCGTCGAGGGCGAGTGCCAGGCCGCCGGGTGCCCCGTGCCGCCCGAGGTGAGCATCGGCGCGAGCTTCCCGGCCACGATCAACGACGCGGCGCTCGACGCGGAGATCGCCGACCTGCATCGCGAACTGTTCGGCGCGCAGAGCGTGTTCGACTTCGGGCCCGCGATGGGCAGCGAGGACTTCTCCCTCCTGGTGCCCACCGGGGTGCCCTACGACTTCTGGTTCGTGCCCTCCACGCCGCAGGCCGCGTGGCAGGCCGCCCCCGGGCAGGAACTCGGCGAGAAGATCACCGGGGTGCCGGGCAACCACAGCCCTCTGTTCGCCCCGGACCTCGCGGTCCTGCTGCCTGGCGTACGGACGCTGGTGGGCGCCGCGCTGCACCGGCTCGGCCGCTGA